The nucleotide window CGAAGTGGAAATACCCAGCTCCATTCCGAACCTGGAAGTCAAGCACTTCTGCGCTGATAATACTGCAGGGTCCCCTTGTGGAAATGTAGGTCGCTGCCAGCTCTTGAGTATTGCATTCTTTTAAAATGTTCCATTTTATCAGAGTATTGCAACTTTTAAAGCCTATCTAAGCATTCTTTCCTAGTCTGTTTAGATAGGTTTTTTTTTGCCTGCATAGCTCCAACGGTAGAGCAATTCCATGGTAAGGAAGAGGTTACTGGTTCAAATCCAGTTGTGGGCACCACAACTTTAAACTCTATTTCTTTTTATTATCTGTTGAAGTAGTTTCCAGTAACCAATTAATATTATCACTCCTATATAAAAGAACTGTATTATTGTTAAAGATTTTTGAGCCATTATAAAATGGATTGTGATAAGAATTAAACTTAAATATACTAGCTTATGATAATTTTTAAATATCTTATAAAGCTTATTAGTAGATGTTATTGCCATAAATAGTAAGATTAAAAATGCAATCATACCTAAATAGATAAAAGGTTTATCTATGGTCTCTTTTATAAGAAATTCAATGTTAAATTCTGCATCTAATACTAAAAAATTTAAAAAATGAATTAGTGCATAGAAAAAACCATATAGACCTATCATTCTTCTATATTTTATTAAATTATAATGTTTTTTTATTAGGGAGATGCAAATACTAAAGAAAAGTATAACAGTAGCAGTAACTCCACTAATTGTATAAATATACTTTATTGGATCTTTTACATTTTGTATTAAAAATAATTCATAACATGCAAATATAAAAGGAATTAAAAGTATAAAAAAAAGTAAAACTCTTTTCATAATAATCCTTTAATAATGTTTTGTTAAATCCATACCTTTATATAAGTGGGCAACTTCTTTTTCATATCCATTAAACATAAGTGTTTTTTGTTTAAAGAATTTTCCTAAAACTCTTTCTGTTTTTTGAGACCATCTTGGATGGTCAACATTTGGATTTACATTTGCATAAAAACCATACTCTTTTGGGTTTGATTTTTGCCAAGTATTTAAAGGTTCTTTTTCAACAAAGGATATCTTTGCAATTGATTTTATTGATTTAAATCCATATTTCCATGGTACAATAAGTCTAATAGGTGCACCATTTTGTTTTGGCATTGATGTGCCGTATAGTCCTACTGCAAGTATTGCAAGATCATTCATAGCTTCATCCATTCTAAGTCCTTCCACATAAGGATATTCTATTGCTGGAAAAATCATATTTGCTTGGTCAGGGAACATATCATCATCAAATAAAGTTTCAAATCTAATATACTTTGCCTTTGAACTAGGATTTACATATTTTATAAAATCACTTAGTTTTATTCCAATCCATGGAACAACCATTGACCAACCTTCTACACATCTAAATCTATATATTCTTTCATGTAAAGTGAATTTCTTTATTAAATCATCAAAATCTACTTCTATTTCTTTATCTACTAATCCATCAATAGTAATTTTCCATCCATTTGTATCTAAAGTATGAGCCATATGTTTAACTCTCTCTTTTGATGTTGTAAATTCGTAGAAATTATTATAAGAGGTTATTTGTTCATAAGTATTTAATTCTAGATTATCTTTGTTCGAATCTTTTATATATTTTAAGTTAGCTGCTGGAATGTTTTCTTTAGCTAGTGCTTCTACAATTGCTGAAGATGTAACTAATGATGCTGCACCTAATTTTATAAAAGTTCTTCTTTTTTCAAATAATTCTTTAGGAGTAATATCTTTTTCATTTAGCTGCCATGAAGGTTTTTTAAAATAATTCATTATAAATCCTTTATTTTCTACTTATAATGAATTGTAAGTTATTTGTGTTAAGTTAATGTGTAGTTAAAATAGAGGAAACCTCTATTTTATTGAATCAAAGACTGCTTGATAGTTTGGTTGGTCTGTTATGTCTTCACAAATTTCTTTATGTATTACTATTCCTTCTTGATCTGTAACAAATATTGCTCGACAAGTAACTCCTTTTAGAGGTCCATCAGCTATTAATACTCCATAAGAATTTGCAAAATCTTTATCTCTAAAATCACTTCCTACTTTTAAATTGTCAATTCCTTCTGTAGTACAAAATCTTCCTGCAGCAAATGGTAAATCCATTGATACTACAATAACTTCAATATCTAGTTGTGCTGCTTCTTCATTAAATTTTCTTGTTTCTTCAGCACATACAGGTGTATCTAAAGAAGGAACTACCGCTATAATTTGAGCTTTTCCACCAATTTTAATTTCTGATAAATCATTTGCAATAACAGTAACTTCAGGTGCTTTATCACCAATATTAACTTCTTTTCCAGTTAAGTTAACAATATTTCCTTTTAATTTAGTTGTTGCCATATAACTAACCCTTTTTGTAAAAGTTTTAGAAGATTGTATCTAAATTAAAAATATAATGAACTTATGGAGATTTATATATTATTAAATAATGTGATTTAAAAAAGACTTTATGGCAATCGTAATATAATAATTTACTTATTATTTAGGGCTTCTTATGAAAAATATTTCTATTCGTGTAAAGTTAATATTATTATTTATTTTAATAAAAATCATACCCTTGTTTATTGTTATTTTTATTGCTTATGAAGGTATTATAAGCTTAGAAAGATATTTAAATGATAATAGAAAAAATTTGTTTAATGAAAATAAAGAGATTATATTAAATACTGCTAATAAATCAATTGAAGATAGCATAAAGTATTTAGATAAAAAAACTCAATTGTCTTTAGAAAGATTAAGTTTTGAAATTGCTAATAAAGTTGCAGACTTTTTATATGAAAGGGATAAAGACTTACTTTTTTTATCAAAAATAGATATTAATCAAGAAATATTAAAAAATTTTTATGATGTGAAGAATAGAGATATTATTTTACAAGAAGAGTATATTTATGATGATAAAAATAAAAAATGGACTCCTAAAAATAAAAGGCAAAAAATTCAAAGAGAGGTGACAACAGCAACTTTAAAGGATAATGAAAAGAATTTTAATTATACAGATCCAATTGAGTTAAAGAAAAAGTCAATTCCAATATATAAAGAAGTTGTATATTTTGATATAAATGGAAATGAACAGTATAAAGTTTCAAGTATTAGCAATAAATTAAAGAATATTTCAAACAAAAAAAATACATATATAAATTCAGAGAATTATTTCAAAGAGATACAAGTATTAAAAAAAGGTGAAATATATGTTTCTGATGTAATTGGAGAATATGTAGGAACAAAAATAATAGGTCCTTTTACAAAAGAAAAAGCCAAGAAAATTAACATCGCTTTTGATCCTGAAAAATATGCACATGCAGGAAAAGAAAATCCTGTTGGCAAAGAGTTTGAAGGAATTATTAGATTTATTACACCTGTTTTTAAAAATGGAATAAAAAAAGGGTATATCTCTTTTGCATTAGATCATAAACATATTATGCAGTTTACTGATACTTCAAATCCAACAAGTAATTATGCAATACAAACTCTTCCTGATCCAAAGAATGGGAATTATGCTTTTATGTGGGACTATGAAGGTAAAAATATTTCCCATGTAAGAGACTATTTTATTTCTGGGTTTGATAGAAATACTGGAAAAAGGGTAATACCTTGGTTAAGTAAAGATGTTGCAATAAAATTTGAGAACTCTAAAAAAGATATAAATGAGTTTTTATCTACATATCCTAAATTTGAAGAACAATCTTTACAGAAAAAACCAAATATTAAACAACTTTTAGAAGAGGGAAAAGTAGCTTTAGATTGTAGGTATTTAAATTTTGCTCCACAATGTGAAGGATGGATGCAAG belongs to Arcobacter sp. CECT 8983 and includes:
- the tpx gene encoding thiol peroxidase, which codes for MATTKLKGNIVNLTGKEVNIGDKAPEVTVIANDLSEIKIGGKAQIIAVVPSLDTPVCAEETRKFNEEAAQLDIEVIVVSMDLPFAAGRFCTTEGIDNLKVGSDFRDKDFANSYGVLIADGPLKGVTCRAIFVTDQEGIVIHKEICEDITDQPNYQAVFDSIK
- a CDS encoding sulfite oxidase heme-binding subunit YedZ, translated to MKRVLLFFILLIPFIFACYELFLIQNVKDPIKYIYTISGVTATVILFFSICISLIKKHYNLIKYRRMIGLYGFFYALIHFLNFLVLDAEFNIEFLIKETIDKPFIYLGMIAFLILLFMAITSTNKLYKIFKNYHKLVYLSLILITIHFIMAQKSLTIIQFFYIGVIILIGYWKLLQQIIKRNRV
- the msrP gene encoding protein-methionine-sulfoxide reductase catalytic subunit MsrP: MNYFKKPSWQLNEKDITPKELFEKRRTFIKLGAASLVTSSAIVEALAKENIPAANLKYIKDSNKDNLELNTYEQITSYNNFYEFTTSKERVKHMAHTLDTNGWKITIDGLVDKEIEVDFDDLIKKFTLHERIYRFRCVEGWSMVVPWIGIKLSDFIKYVNPSSKAKYIRFETLFDDDMFPDQANMIFPAIEYPYVEGLRMDEAMNDLAILAVGLYGTSMPKQNGAPIRLIVPWKYGFKSIKSIAKISFVEKEPLNTWQKSNPKEYGFYANVNPNVDHPRWSQKTERVLGKFFKQKTLMFNGYEKEVAHLYKGMDLTKHY